In Nonomuraea sp. NBC_00507, the following are encoded in one genomic region:
- a CDS encoding MDR family MFS transporter, translated as MSSPTVEKPSFLRSQVAGLPRPFWALWGGTLVNRLGTMVVPFTGVYLTQARGLSVTAAGLVMAVFGAGSLLSQLLAGVLTDRVGRRATLSGGMLATAASMLALGYSTSLPAILASMFVLGLVIDAYRPASNALVADLVSPAERPRAYGLLFWGINLGYSVGMTAGGWLAGLGFIWLFWIDAVSSVVFAVLVWRAVPETRPAARESGGGFGVVLRDRVMVAFTLVTLGHAVLYAQTMSMLPVAMTKVVGLTTAQFGLAMALNGVLIVVVQPLVSGWLGRRDASRTFALGVAVMGVGFAMTAFVTSPLGLAATIAVWTAGEIVTAGIAGSIVAALAPAELRGRYAGLFGFAWSVAMVLAPLLGGTLLDLGMEALWWTMGGVGLVSAAGMLALGPAIRRR; from the coding sequence GTGTCTAGTCCCACTGTCGAGAAGCCGTCGTTCCTCCGTTCCCAGGTCGCCGGCCTGCCCCGCCCGTTCTGGGCCCTGTGGGGCGGCACGCTGGTGAACCGCCTGGGCACCATGGTCGTGCCGTTCACCGGCGTCTACCTGACCCAGGCCCGCGGCCTTTCGGTGACCGCCGCGGGCCTGGTGATGGCCGTGTTCGGCGCGGGCTCGCTGCTGTCCCAGCTGCTCGCCGGCGTGCTCACCGACCGTGTCGGGCGGCGGGCCACGCTGTCGGGCGGCATGCTGGCCACCGCCGCCTCCATGCTGGCGCTCGGCTACAGCACCTCGCTGCCGGCGATCCTGGCCTCGATGTTCGTGCTCGGCCTGGTGATCGACGCCTACCGGCCCGCGTCCAACGCGCTGGTCGCCGACCTGGTCTCGCCCGCGGAGCGGCCCCGGGCGTACGGGCTGCTGTTCTGGGGGATCAACCTCGGCTACTCGGTCGGCATGACCGCCGGCGGCTGGCTGGCGGGGCTCGGGTTCATCTGGCTGTTCTGGATCGACGCGGTGTCGAGCGTGGTCTTCGCCGTGCTGGTGTGGCGGGCGGTCCCGGAGACGCGGCCGGCGGCGCGGGAGTCGGGCGGCGGATTCGGGGTGGTGCTGCGCGACCGGGTGATGGTGGCGTTCACGCTGGTCACACTGGGTCACGCGGTGCTCTACGCGCAGACGATGAGCATGCTGCCGGTGGCGATGACCAAAGTGGTGGGGTTGACGACGGCGCAGTTCGGGCTGGCCATGGCGCTGAACGGCGTGCTGATCGTGGTGGTCCAGCCGCTGGTGTCCGGCTGGCTGGGACGCAGGGACGCTTCACGGACGTTCGCGCTGGGCGTGGCGGTGATGGGGGTGGGGTTCGCGATGACCGCGTTCGTCACCAGCCCTCTGGGGCTGGCCGCGACGATCGCGGTGTGGACGGCGGGGGAGATCGTCACGGCGGGCATCGCGGGCTCGATCGTGGCCGCGCTGGCGCCCGCGGAGTTGCGTGGGCGGTACGCGGGGTTGTTCGGGTTCGCGTGGTCGGTGGCCATGGTGCTGGCGCCGCTGCTCGGCGGGACGCTCCTGGATCTCGGGATGGAGGCGCTGTGGTGGACGATGGGCGGGGTCGGGCTGGTGTCCGCAGCGGGGATGCTGGCGCTCGGGCCCGCGATCCGGCGGCGTTGA
- a CDS encoding sensor histidine kinase, protein MRRAGLARGAAIGIAALAVVLELTDIWVTAQLPQSPHTPLPFAPEDMAGTAFPIFGAILVHSRPRLVIGWLLCVGGLSAAANILSANLFTLLYGGPAHGWMIVNLTWNVLQLTLGVLLPLLYPAGELLSRRWRWVVVLAVTGMALDWVAVVAGQRSLREFAHWMVAAAMAAAFASLVVRFKRGDAVERRQLLWLLVTLPGLLIPFIVGGSVWWLATLAIPLIPAAIAVAVLRYRLFGIDTLISRALVGTGLAIVTMGVYVAVSAAGSMFLSEVDPIAGIAAAVFAGAFFQPMRRGLQRVVDRLLYGSTGVPGALARRLRHRLQHADPVHGLLATLDVLREGLSVTGVAVEVDGTTTTSGAVGDAGNAPRPVKTIALVWHGEPVGLLLIGPTDRRRFPAAHDERVIATLTPYIADAAHAVRLTAALQRSRERILTAREEERRRLRRDLHDGLGQSLTGMAMSINAARLSVRSSPQEADRLLADLRAGMDAVSGDIKQLVYGLRPPALDELGLAGAVEELAETPIETSGDLASLPAAVEVAAYRIVQEALTNARKHAHATRITISLRRDDRLRVSVTDDGVGMPPDARPGVGLGSMRERAAELGGTCVVREAEGGGTVVQAELPL, encoded by the coding sequence ATGCGCCGCGCAGGTCTGGCGAGAGGTGCGGCGATCGGGATCGCCGCGCTCGCGGTCGTACTGGAGCTCACCGACATCTGGGTGACGGCGCAGTTGCCGCAGTCTCCTCATACGCCGCTGCCGTTCGCACCCGAGGACATGGCCGGCACCGCCTTCCCGATCTTCGGGGCGATCCTCGTCCACAGCAGGCCGCGCCTGGTCATCGGATGGCTGCTGTGCGTCGGCGGGCTGAGCGCGGCGGCCAACATCCTGTCGGCCAACCTCTTCACGCTCCTGTACGGCGGCCCGGCCCACGGCTGGATGATCGTCAACCTTACGTGGAACGTTCTCCAGCTCACCCTGGGCGTGCTGCTCCCGCTGCTCTATCCGGCGGGAGAACTCCTGTCCAGGCGGTGGCGCTGGGTGGTCGTCCTGGCCGTCACGGGCATGGCGCTCGACTGGGTCGCGGTGGTGGCCGGCCAGCGCTCGCTCAGGGAGTTCGCGCACTGGATGGTGGCGGCCGCCATGGCGGCGGCGTTCGCCTCGCTCGTCGTCCGGTTCAAGCGCGGCGACGCGGTCGAGCGGCGACAGCTGCTGTGGCTGCTGGTGACGCTGCCGGGGCTGCTGATCCCGTTCATCGTGGGCGGCTCGGTGTGGTGGCTGGCGACGCTGGCGATCCCGCTGATCCCGGCCGCCATCGCGGTGGCGGTGCTGCGGTATCGGCTGTTCGGCATCGACACGTTGATCAGCCGGGCACTGGTGGGCACCGGCCTGGCGATCGTCACCATGGGCGTCTACGTGGCGGTGAGCGCGGCGGGCAGCATGTTCCTGTCGGAGGTGGACCCGATCGCGGGCATCGCGGCGGCGGTGTTCGCCGGAGCCTTCTTCCAGCCGATGCGGCGCGGGCTGCAGCGCGTCGTGGACCGGCTGCTCTACGGCAGCACCGGCGTGCCGGGCGCGCTGGCCAGGCGGCTGCGGCACCGGCTCCAGCACGCCGACCCGGTGCACGGGCTGCTGGCCACGCTGGACGTGCTGCGCGAAGGCCTGTCGGTGACGGGCGTCGCGGTGGAGGTGGACGGCACGACGACCACGTCGGGGGCGGTGGGCGACGCGGGCAACGCCCCGCGCCCCGTCAAGACCATCGCGCTGGTGTGGCACGGGGAGCCCGTGGGGCTGCTGCTGATCGGGCCGACCGACCGGCGCAGGTTCCCTGCCGCCCACGACGAGCGGGTGATCGCGACGCTGACGCCGTACATCGCCGACGCCGCGCACGCCGTACGCCTCACGGCGGCGCTGCAGCGCTCCCGCGAGCGCATCCTGACCGCCCGCGAGGAGGAGCGGCGGCGGCTGCGCCGCGACCTGCACGACGGGCTCGGGCAGTCGCTCACCGGCATGGCGATGTCGATCAACGCCGCCCGCCTGAGCGTGCGTTCCTCCCCGCAGGAAGCCGACCGGCTGCTCGCCGACCTGCGGGCCGGCATGGACGCCGTGAGCGGCGACATCAAGCAGCTCGTGTACGGGCTGCGCCCGCCCGCGCTCGACGAGCTGGGGCTGGCAGGCGCGGTCGAGGAGCTGGCGGAGACGCCGATCGAGACCTCGGGCGACCTGGCGAGCCTGCCGGCGGCGGTCGAGGTGGCCGCCTACCGCATCGTCCAGGAGGCGCTGACGAACGCCCGCAAACACGCCCACGCCACCCGGATCACGATCAGCCTGCGCCGCGACGACCGGCTGCGGGTGAGCGTGACCGACGACGGCGTGGGGATGCCGCCGGACGCCCGGCCGGGCGTGGGCCTGGGCTCCATGCGGGAGCGGGCCGCCGAGCTCGGGGGCACCTGCGTGGTGCGCGAGGCCGAAGGAGGAGGCACCGTCGTCCAGGCCGAGCTCCCACTGTGA
- a CDS encoding BTAD domain-containing putative transcriptional regulator codes for MLIFTALGPFQAWAGGAPLDLGGQRQRAVLARLLVAGGRAVPVNTLIDELWPGGPPAQALSTIQGYVSRLRRALEPDRAPREEAGVLVSAPPGYALRAGTEQVDAWHFESLVKSDGTPAQVWAAMDTALGLWRGPALAEFSELSWAATEAGRLEELRLIAIERRADAGLALGRATSLVADLEAHATAYPLREEAWRLLAVALYRLGRQGDALAALRRARAVWRDELGLDLSAALQRLEGDMLAQRLEEPAPAPAPAAVPGDVLRVLVADDQALVRAGLRAMMAAEPGVTLVGEAGNGEEAIAAVRETRPDVVLLDIQMPHLDGLAAARRILAEERPPKVVMMTTFGSDENLYAALRAGVSGFLLKTAAPEQFVAAIRAAAGGDALIDPAVTTRLISAFAGRADPASPPALAGLSDALLDVLKLVARGLTNRQIGQTLSLPEEEASLMVKSLLEHLGLFDRAQLVMAAYESGLVTPGEKAHFSSL; via the coding sequence ATGCTCATCTTCACTGCTCTCGGACCGTTCCAGGCCTGGGCCGGCGGCGCCCCTCTCGACCTCGGCGGCCAGCGGCAGCGCGCGGTGCTCGCGCGCCTGCTCGTGGCCGGCGGCCGCGCCGTTCCCGTGAACACCCTCATCGACGAGCTCTGGCCGGGCGGCCCGCCGGCGCAGGCCCTGTCCACGATCCAGGGCTACGTCTCCCGCCTGCGGCGCGCGCTCGAGCCCGACCGCGCGCCGCGCGAGGAGGCCGGCGTGCTGGTGTCCGCGCCGCCCGGCTACGCCCTGCGGGCCGGGACCGAGCAGGTGGACGCCTGGCACTTCGAGAGCCTGGTGAAGTCGGACGGCACGCCGGCGCAGGTGTGGGCGGCCATGGACACCGCGCTGGGGTTGTGGCGGGGGCCCGCGCTGGCCGAGTTCAGCGAGCTGAGCTGGGCGGCGACGGAGGCCGGGCGGCTGGAGGAGCTGCGGCTGATCGCCATCGAACGGCGGGCCGACGCCGGGCTCGCGCTGGGCCGGGCAACGTCGCTGGTGGCGGACCTGGAGGCGCACGCGACGGCGTACCCGCTGCGTGAGGAGGCCTGGCGGCTGCTGGCCGTGGCGCTCTACCGGCTGGGCCGCCAGGGCGACGCGCTGGCCGCGCTGCGCAGGGCGCGCGCGGTGTGGCGGGACGAGCTGGGACTGGACCTGTCGGCCGCGCTCCAGCGCCTGGAGGGCGACATGCTCGCCCAGCGCCTGGAGGAGCCGGCTCCCGCGCCGGCGCCGGCGGCGGTTCCCGGGGACGTGCTGCGGGTGCTGGTGGCCGACGACCAGGCCCTCGTACGGGCGGGGCTCCGGGCCATGATGGCCGCCGAACCAGGGGTGACGCTGGTCGGCGAGGCCGGCAACGGCGAGGAGGCGATCGCGGCCGTCCGCGAGACCCGGCCCGACGTGGTGCTGCTCGACATCCAGATGCCGCATCTGGACGGTCTGGCCGCCGCGCGCAGGATCCTGGCGGAGGAGCGGCCGCCGAAGGTGGTCATGATGACCACGTTCGGCAGCGACGAGAACCTTTACGCGGCCCTGCGGGCGGGAGTGAGCGGATTCCTGCTGAAGACGGCGGCTCCGGAGCAGTTCGTGGCCGCGATCAGGGCCGCCGCCGGCGGGGACGCGCTCATCGACCCGGCGGTCACGACGCGGCTGATCTCCGCGTTCGCCGGGCGGGCCGACCCGGCCTCGCCGCCGGCGCTGGCCGGGCTCTCCGACGCCCTGCTCGACGTGCTGAAACTGGTCGCCAGAGGCCTGACCAACCGCCAGATCGGCCAGACCCTCTCGCTGCCGGAGGAAGAGGCCTCGCTGATGGTGAAGTCACTGCTCGAACACCTCGGGCTGTTCGACCGGGCGCAGCTGGTCATGGCCGCGTACGAGTCCGGGCTGGTCACGCCAGGTGAGAAGGCTCACTTTTCGTCGCTTTGA
- a CDS encoding NAD+ synthase translates to MAQLRIALAQTNPTVGDLAANADRLVAWTRDAAERGAHLVVFTEMFLTGYPVEDLVLRTSFVDASIRTLEEVARRLELEGLGDLPVVAGYVDRAGLAPRVGQPKGAPLDAAALLYKGEVVTRTAKHHLPNYGVFDEYRYFVRGDRLPIFRLHGVDVAIAVCEDLWQEGGPVSVVGQAGAGLLVVPNASPYEKEKDDVRLELCRRRAREAGCALVYVNQVGGQDELVFDGDSIVVDGSGELVARAGQFREELLVVDLDDLPVSDAEPGTYPHDAGDDSTITVERLVLSEQPVAPYPAEPAGIAERLDLHAEVYAALVLAVRDYVRKNGFQSIILALSGGIDSALTATIASDAIGPSRVHVVLMPSRYSSEHSVTDAEELVRRQGVNAQMVPIADVVDAFEKEIELSGLAAENLQARVRGMILMGLSNQHGHLVLTTGNKSELATGYSTLYGDSAGGFAPIKDVPKTMVWALSRWRNAHSDPQFLMTAERPIPENSIIKEPSAELRPDQRDTDSLPPYEVLDRLLDDYVEKDMGSQELIAAGHDPELVTRMIRLVDLAEYKRRQYPPGPKITPKNFGRDRRLPITNRWRETTTG, encoded by the coding sequence GTGGCACAACTGCGCATTGCCCTGGCACAGACCAACCCGACCGTCGGCGACCTGGCCGCCAACGCCGACCGGCTGGTGGCGTGGACCCGCGACGCCGCCGAGCGCGGGGCGCACCTGGTCGTCTTCACCGAGATGTTCCTCACCGGATACCCCGTGGAGGACCTGGTGCTGCGCACGTCCTTCGTGGACGCCAGCATCCGGACTCTGGAGGAGGTGGCGCGCAGGTTGGAGCTGGAGGGCCTGGGCGACCTCCCCGTGGTGGCCGGCTACGTCGACCGGGCGGGCCTGGCGCCCCGGGTGGGGCAGCCGAAGGGCGCCCCGCTGGACGCCGCCGCGCTGCTCTACAAGGGCGAGGTGGTCACGCGTACGGCCAAGCATCACCTGCCGAACTACGGCGTGTTCGACGAATACCGCTATTTCGTGCGCGGCGACCGGCTGCCGATCTTCCGGCTGCACGGGGTCGACGTGGCGATCGCCGTCTGCGAGGACCTCTGGCAGGAGGGCGGTCCCGTGTCGGTCGTGGGGCAGGCGGGGGCCGGGTTGCTGGTGGTGCCGAACGCCTCGCCGTACGAGAAGGAGAAGGACGACGTACGGCTGGAGCTGTGCCGGCGGCGCGCCCGTGAGGCCGGGTGCGCGCTCGTCTACGTGAACCAGGTCGGCGGGCAGGACGAGCTGGTCTTCGACGGCGACTCGATCGTGGTGGACGGCTCGGGCGAGCTGGTGGCGCGGGCGGGCCAGTTCCGGGAGGAGCTGCTGGTCGTGGACCTGGACGACCTGCCGGTCTCGGACGCGGAGCCGGGCACGTACCCGCACGACGCGGGCGACGACTCCACGATCACCGTCGAGCGGCTGGTGCTGTCGGAGCAGCCCGTGGCGCCCTATCCCGCTGAGCCGGCCGGCATCGCCGAGCGGCTCGACCTGCACGCGGAGGTCTATGCGGCACTGGTGCTCGCGGTCAGGGACTACGTGCGTAAGAACGGGTTCCAGTCGATCATCCTGGCGCTGTCGGGCGGGATCGACTCGGCGCTGACCGCGACCATCGCCTCCGACGCGATCGGCCCGTCCCGGGTGCACGTGGTGCTCATGCCGTCGCGCTACTCCTCCGAGCACTCGGTGACCGACGCCGAGGAGCTGGTGCGCAGGCAGGGGGTCAACGCGCAGATGGTCCCCATCGCCGACGTCGTCGACGCCTTCGAGAAGGAGATCGAGCTGTCCGGCCTGGCCGCCGAGAACCTCCAGGCCAGGGTGCGCGGCATGATCCTCATGGGCCTGTCCAACCAGCACGGCCACCTGGTGCTGACCACGGGGAACAAGAGCGAGCTCGCGACCGGCTACTCCACCCTCTACGGCGACTCGGCCGGCGGCTTCGCCCCGATCAAGGACGTGCCGAAGACGATGGTGTGGGCGCTGTCCCGGTGGCGCAACGCGCACTCGGACCCGCAGTTCCTGATGACGGCCGAGCGCCCGATCCCGGAGAACTCGATCATCAAGGAGCCGAGCGCGGAGCTGCGCCCGGACCAGCGCGACACGGACTCGCTGCCGCCCTACGAGGTGCTGGACCGGCTGCTGGACGACTACGTGGAGAAGGACATGGGCTCGCAGGAGCTCATCGCGGCCGGCCATGATCCTGAGCTGGTGACGCGCATGATCAGGCTGGTGGACCTGGCCGAGTACAAGCGCCGCCAGTATCCGCCGGGCCCGAAGATCACCCCGAAGAACTTCGGCCGGGACCGCCGCCTCCCGATCACCAACCGCTGGCGGGAGACCACCACCGGCTGA
- a CDS encoding alpha/beta fold hydrolase codes for MAEFVMVAGAWLGAWAWDEVVPELRVAGHGAHPLTLSGLADKQGVPAGQQTHVQDIVDEVERRDLRDVVLVGHSYSGIPVGQAAERIGDRLAHMVFVDSNVPTHGEAFASGAPEGWAATEIDAHGGFWPPQTAADYAGQGLSDEQIARIVEGSTPHPGASLTEPAVLARPLGELPATYIKCLLDGEKPADDVARLLTSKRWRLVEMDTGHWPMFSQPRELARILLDAATRR; via the coding sequence ATGGCTGAATTCGTGATGGTGGCAGGCGCGTGGCTCGGGGCGTGGGCGTGGGACGAGGTGGTGCCGGAGCTGCGGGTGGCCGGGCACGGCGCGCACCCGTTGACGCTGTCCGGGCTCGCCGACAAGCAGGGTGTGCCCGCCGGGCAGCAGACCCACGTCCAGGACATCGTCGACGAGGTCGAGCGCCGCGATCTGCGGGACGTCGTCCTGGTCGGGCACAGTTACTCCGGCATCCCGGTCGGCCAGGCGGCCGAGCGGATCGGCGACCGGCTGGCCCACATGGTCTTCGTGGACTCCAACGTGCCCACGCACGGCGAGGCGTTCGCGTCCGGGGCGCCGGAAGGCTGGGCGGCGACCGAGATCGACGCCCACGGCGGCTTCTGGCCGCCTCAGACCGCGGCCGACTATGCGGGCCAAGGGCTCAGCGACGAGCAGATCGCGCGGATCGTGGAGGGCTCGACGCCACATCCCGGGGCCTCGCTGACCGAGCCCGCGGTGCTGGCGCGGCCGCTCGGCGAGCTCCCCGCCACCTACATCAAATGCCTGCTCGACGGCGAGAAGCCGGCCGACGACGTGGCCAGGCTGCTGACCAGCAAGCGGTGGCGGCTGGTCGAGATGGACACCGGCCACTGGCCGATGTTCTCCCAGCCGCGTGAGCTGGCCCGCATCCTGCTCGACGCGGCCACGCGCCGGTAA
- a CDS encoding metalloregulator ArsR/SmtB family transcription factor, which translates to MDEVAGAIADPVRRQILVLLRDGRLAAGEVADRFPISRPAVSRHLRVLRESGLVRAELVGRQRFYTLDPDRFTELIAWLAQFVRPSGWEHHFDALETEVYRTRRERRTGGAADSRKADTA; encoded by the coding sequence GTGGACGAGGTGGCAGGGGCGATCGCGGATCCGGTGCGGCGGCAGATCCTGGTGCTGCTCAGGGACGGGCGCCTGGCGGCCGGCGAGGTCGCCGACCGATTCCCGATCAGCCGCCCCGCCGTGAGCCGCCACCTGCGCGTGCTCAGGGAGAGCGGGTTGGTCCGGGCGGAGCTCGTCGGCAGACAGCGCTTCTACACGCTCGATCCTGATCGGTTCACCGAGCTCATCGCGTGGCTGGCACAGTTCGTCCGGCCCTCGGGCTGGGAGCACCATTTCGACGCGTTGGAGACAGAGGTCTACCGAACGCGCCGCGAACGCCGCACGGGCGGCGCCGCTGACAGCAGAAAGGCAGACACAGCATGA
- a CDS encoding SRPBCC family protein, producing MNRFPTGRLFRTESGSDLVLTRTFRAAAEDVWASITEPERTARWFGPWEGQAGPGRTIKVQMAYEEQQPWYEMRIDACEPPRRLEVSAVDEAGSWHLELLLSEADGTTELRFVQHLADEEGIGEIGPGWEYYLDMLVASRDGSPKPDFDDYYPSMKPYYEQLRDTDA from the coding sequence ATGAACCGATTCCCCACCGGCCGACTGTTCCGCACGGAGTCCGGCAGCGATCTCGTCCTCACCCGCACCTTCCGCGCAGCCGCCGAGGACGTGTGGGCCAGCATCACCGAGCCGGAGCGCACCGCGCGCTGGTTCGGCCCGTGGGAGGGCCAGGCCGGGCCCGGTCGGACGATCAAGGTCCAGATGGCGTACGAGGAGCAGCAGCCCTGGTACGAGATGCGCATCGACGCGTGCGAGCCACCGCGGCGGCTGGAAGTGTCCGCCGTGGACGAGGCCGGGTCCTGGCATCTGGAGCTGCTGCTGTCCGAGGCCGACGGCACGACGGAGCTGCGGTTCGTCCAGCACCTGGCCGACGAGGAGGGGATCGGCGAGATCGGGCCCGGCTGGGAGTACTACCTCGACATGCTCGTCGCCTCCCGCGACGGCTCCCCCAAGCCGGACTTCGACGACTACTACCCGTCGATGAAGCCGTACTACGAGCAGTTGCGGGACACGGACGCGTAG
- a CDS encoding DNA alkylation repair protein, which translates to MAQPLKDMINAQSVSVLADGLAAAWEPFPRDRFAGRALAGLDGLELKDRVKHVAAALHDALPLPYPQVAEIVRAAASRSVLDMWSGWPATDHTAVHGVDHLHEAMDTLAVLTPYSTGEFAVRPYLERYRDDALKIMYGWAESPDEHLRRLASEGSRPRLPWATRVGWLMTPGPTLPLLDRLRDDPSEYVRRSVANHVNDLAKDHPEEALALLARWRADGGSHVEKVLRHAVRGLLRAGHPEALALMGATPGSGAVDVLALESEAVAVGEKLGFSVTVTADGAGPLLLKYAIRRPGSRRVFHLGQREADGAGATFTLRKSHSFRPVTTRDEPPGPRELDVIVNGRVAATTAFTLTPAP; encoded by the coding sequence GTGGCTCAACCGCTGAAAGACATGATCAACGCGCAATCCGTGTCGGTGCTGGCCGACGGGCTCGCCGCGGCCTGGGAGCCGTTCCCCCGGGACCGTTTCGCCGGGCGGGCCCTGGCCGGGCTCGACGGGCTGGAGCTCAAGGACCGGGTCAAGCACGTCGCCGCGGCTCTGCACGACGCGCTGCCGCTGCCCTATCCGCAGGTCGCCGAGATCGTGCGCGCAGCCGCCTCTCGGTCGGTGCTGGACATGTGGAGCGGCTGGCCGGCCACCGACCACACGGCCGTCCACGGCGTCGATCACCTGCACGAGGCGATGGACACGCTGGCCGTGCTCACGCCGTACTCGACGGGCGAGTTCGCCGTGCGGCCCTACCTGGAGCGTTACCGCGACGACGCACTCAAGATCATGTACGGCTGGGCGGAGTCGCCGGACGAGCATCTGCGCCGGCTGGCGTCGGAGGGGTCGCGGCCGCGGCTGCCGTGGGCCACGCGGGTGGGCTGGCTGATGACGCCGGGGCCGACGCTGCCCCTGCTCGACCGGCTGCGCGACGACCCGAGCGAATACGTCCGCCGCTCGGTCGCCAACCACGTCAACGACCTGGCCAAGGACCATCCGGAGGAGGCGCTGGCGCTGCTGGCGCGCTGGCGTGCCGACGGCGGCTCTCACGTGGAGAAGGTCCTGCGGCACGCGGTGCGCGGGCTGCTGCGAGCCGGGCATCCTGAGGCGCTCGCGCTCATGGGCGCCACTCCGGGCAGCGGCGCGGTGGACGTGCTCGCCCTGGAGTCGGAGGCGGTGGCCGTCGGCGAGAAGCTGGGCTTCTCGGTCACGGTCACGGCTGATGGGGCGGGGCCGCTGCTGCTCAAATACGCGATCCGGCGGCCGGGCTCGCGTCGCGTGTTCCACCTGGGCCAGCGTGAGGCGGACGGGGCCGGGGCGACGTTCACGTTACGGAAGAGCCATTCCTTCCGGCCGGTGACCACGCGCGACGAGCCGCCCGGGCCCAGGGAGCTCGACGTGATCGTCAACGGCCGGGTGGCCGCGACCACCGCCTTCACCCTGACACCTGCACCGTGA
- a CDS encoding SDR family NAD(P)-dependent oxidoreductase, with translation MMPGAVIIGAGPGIGRSVARRFAREGLPVALVSRTGDTMGLDKVRAYQADSADETALRAALDASAADLGTPDVVVYNAAIIRPDSPGEATVRAHLDAWAVNVVGALIAAAHVAPAMARRDGGTFIITGGMPEPKRQYTSLSLGKSGVRTLVTLLDQEYGPSGVHVATVTVAGPVAPGTAFDPDDIAEHYWRLHTQPRDRWDHEILHNGRHDR, from the coding sequence ATGATGCCAGGTGCGGTGATTATCGGGGCGGGTCCAGGGATCGGCCGGTCGGTCGCCCGCCGGTTCGCACGTGAGGGCCTGCCAGTGGCCCTCGTCTCGCGAACGGGCGACACCATGGGACTCGATAAGGTGCGGGCCTATCAGGCCGACAGCGCCGACGAGACGGCTCTGCGGGCCGCCCTGGACGCGTCGGCAGCCGATCTGGGTACGCCGGACGTCGTGGTCTACAACGCCGCGATCATCCGGCCCGACTCGCCCGGCGAGGCGACCGTACGCGCCCACCTGGACGCTTGGGCGGTCAACGTGGTCGGCGCGCTCATCGCGGCCGCCCACGTCGCCCCTGCGATGGCGCGGCGGGACGGCGGCACGTTCATCATCACCGGCGGCATGCCCGAGCCCAAGCGCCAGTACACCAGCCTGTCCCTGGGCAAGAGCGGCGTGCGCACACTGGTGACGCTGCTCGACCAGGAGTACGGCCCTTCGGGCGTGCACGTGGCCACCGTCACCGTGGCAGGCCCCGTCGCGCCGGGCACGGCCTTCGATCCCGACGACATCGCCGAGCACTACTGGCGCCTGCACACTCAGCCCCGCGACCGCTGGGACCACGAGATCCTCCACAACGGCCGCCACGACCGGTGA
- a CDS encoding MerR family transcriptional regulator, with product MRIGDLAHETGVSRRLLRYYEEQGLLRPVRLPNGYREYHESDVAAVRHIRTLLAAGLPTAVIARLLDCVHDDEGGRMVPVACPGMITHLRQERRRITATIERLQTSQQHLDTMLASVREQHV from the coding sequence ATGCGGATCGGCGACCTGGCCCATGAGACCGGGGTGAGCAGGCGGTTGCTGCGGTACTACGAGGAGCAGGGACTCTTGCGACCTGTCCGGCTGCCCAACGGCTATCGCGAGTACCACGAGTCGGACGTCGCCGCCGTCCGCCACATCCGGACCCTGCTGGCCGCCGGCCTGCCCACCGCGGTCATCGCCCGGCTGCTGGACTGCGTCCACGACGACGAGGGCGGGCGGATGGTGCCGGTGGCCTGCCCCGGGATGATCACCCATTTGCGGCAGGAGCGGCGGCGCATCACCGCGACGATCGAGCGCCTCCAGACGTCCCAGCAGCACTTGGACACCATGCTGGCCTCCGTCCGGGAGCAGCACGTCTGA